From Penaeus chinensis breed Huanghai No. 1 chromosome 18, ASM1920278v2, whole genome shotgun sequence, one genomic window encodes:
- the LOC125034784 gene encoding uncharacterized protein LOC125034784 has protein sequence MRTLSIRRVARTNRRHESGTASTEPPVGRATLVASAHTPLRAVPSSSPAVYRLRSDRRGKSLYHAGWPHLHPDSVLRPRAGHRRPRWPFHSCFEPKRDTKSARVYPLLGRHNAEGVAGFTGGGEWRPRPSALLQRRPEREEGPPAPLRQRQGQPRPRPGDGLLLGLLPRLRRRGERVAPRGHERPLGTLRPRSLQRTHETQRRGGSQRRGVQSELAGGVQLSARPSIARNSI, from the exons ATGCGGACACTCTCTATTCGACGTGTGGCACGTACTAACAGGCGGCACGAGAGCGGCACGGCATCGACTGAGCCTCCCGTCGGCCGTGCAACGCTGGTGGCATCTGCTCACACACCCCTCCGAGCTGTTCCATCGAGTAGCCCCGCCGTTTACAG GTTACGGAGCGATCGTCGGGGAAAATCACTTTATCACGCTGGATGGCCTCACCTACACCCTGACTCCGTCCTGCGCCCACGTGCTGGCCACCGACGCCCGCGATGGCCTTTTCACTCTTGTTTCGAGCCTAAACGTGACACAAAATCGGCGCGAGTATACCCTCTTCTTGGGAGACACAACGCTGAAGGTGTTGCCGGATTTACAG GTGGAGGTGAATGGCGACCGCGTCCCTCTGCCTTACTCCAGCGACGTCCTGAGCGTGAGGAGGGACCCCCAGCTCCTCTTCGTCAGCGCCAGGGACAGCCTCGGCCGCGACCTGGTGATGGTCTCCTGCTGGGACTTCTACCACGCCTGCGTCGTCGGGGTGAGCGGGTGGCTCCACGCGGACACGAGAGGCCTCTTGGGACACTACGACCTCGATCTCTCCAACGAACTCATGAGACCCAGCGGCGGG GTGGCTCTCAGCGGAGAGGTGTTCAGTCAGAGCTGGCAGGTGGGGTCCAGCTGTCCGCCAGACCAAGTATCGCTCGAAATTCCATCTAA